From one Henningerozyma blattae CBS 6284 chromosome 1, complete genome genomic stretch:
- the POF1 gene encoding nicotinamide-nucleotide adenylyltransferase (similar to Saccharomyces cerevisiae YCL047C; ancestral locus Anc_1.27) produces the protein MNDRHDSLKIINDFISNNLPFKVVSNSIKYSTPIIDSDDNSRNILLILDSSFNPPHWAHYTIISRAIEYYKSLGYISIRVMLLLSIENADKKPKPASFHERLDMLQIMAGIVCKQESIDTIVSITRFSKFVDKEKMIRGYNKTDKIVFLLGFDTATRLFEPKYYLPQTVPQALEKFMENTELFCLTRGSNEETISEQLSLPAEIKSGKYEPNILKEWASKIHVISNRNQYKDVSSSTVRHELLTGTPIKELENQVPKEILNYIQNSGASIFS, from the coding sequence ATGAACGATAGACATGATAGcttgaaaataattaatgattttatttcaaacaATTTGCCATTCAAAGTGGTTTCAAATAGTATAAAATATTCGACGCCAATTATTGATTCGGATGATAATTCCAGGAATATCCTTCTAATTTTAGACAGTTCATTCAATCCACCACATTGGGCACATTATACAATCATATCTAGGgcaattgaatattataaGTCTTTGGGCTATATTTCTATTAGAGTAATGCTGTTACTATCAATCGAAAATGCTGATAAAAAACCTAAACCTGCATCTTTTCATGAAAGATTAGATATGTTACAAATAATGGCCGGCATAGTATGTAAACAAGAGTCTATTGATACAATAGTTTCTATTACTCGATTCAGCAAGTTTgttgataaagaaaaaatgattAGAGGTTATAATAAAACCGATAAAATTGTATTCTTGCTTGGATTTGATACCGCGACAAGGCTATTTGAACCAAAGTATTATTTACCACAAACTGTACCTCAGGCtcttgaaaaattcatgGAAAATACAGAATTATTTTGCTTAACCAGAGGCTCTAATGAAGAGACGATTTCTGAACAGTTATCGCTACCAGCTGAAATAAAGTCTGGCAAATACGAACCCAATATACTTAAGGAATGGGCTTCTAAAATCCACGtaatttcaaatagaaATCAGTATAAGGATGTATCCTCATCAACGGTTAGGCATGAACTTCTGACTGGAACGCCAATTAAGGAACTAGAAAACCAAGTCCCCAAggaaattttgaattatataCAAAATTCAGGAGcttcaatattttcctAG
- the URC2 gene encoding Urc2p (similar to Saccharomyces cerevisiae YDR520C; ancestral locus Anc_1.26), giving the protein MDSITNNRRSVEFNAPTNDAQDQKFEQKQKLVDKTACTDEMKKLHAEESNKKENNLKHTATTSLKEDLPQLDAITDGTIESSKRSKELTKKSSDSIKRPRKKRKTFSCEICRKFKTRCDFEPLVGKCHRCNILQLNCSLTVDRKNEIAIAMENSYNTSSTFHVDKPMINKIVLKDNSISKTKYVPKSIEHISKAATTATNLADETAVAIEASKVGTPLTSKASQLPQDTKVLPVRESHSISNETASASDTSLSKINLASSPHNTNIPSIEKRLNHLEKSFSKLHTKLDVIISILQGSGTNSITGFGPSSTINTGNSALENSNARNAFNVVPYNYRRFSATNSTLIQEQNAGNEFSVGFVSKTPICDGIKLKEPPLKLIRDINERLFPTRAISKKDKIALQQRPFVVARINFLNFFNKNRQLCKILTKEFLVRSQFWIIPTIKEITDEYANNHLFITSVFTIIAMSFDDEEKYGQEQEELYPLVERLLTNTLTMFEKLTDVDIEAILYCSMFHISRKAKRHRQLRFNSLVLTNFAIQSLLNVVDFHKIRERVIIHEEYNNKDLYHLRILNALTACNLEYSISYGTVSSQDVMVKEFNNLTIRFPQSTHSDNIKVSEINLSETVNSIFLDFKSYFKNFKMSYYRSINESNDQSPKDEAITFIELEYWLQNWDDLLSKKGTGILLYMYDFYYVMICRSFISEFLPELQEISNLLKYTIYTMKSHSFSLLNGFLRLAPHIIKGSPIFTTHQLVYACLTLCDFLHWFDLSERQHVLNMCTRVYWHLNTIGEKKNEATDNVGTIIKSIIDTSKRRVSLINFPVPPLPPSVQGQYSSSKSNTAVISSSAIAVYNKDKNGSESPDSVHSHASTAEVNAGNIVFPDVDQFNSFEDFFQDFFDHLKPTAQRIFSGAQPRNPHHSISRSK; this is encoded by the coding sequence ATGGATTCCATAACCAATAATAGACGATCCGTGGAATTCAATGCCCCAACTAATGATGCGCAAGATCAAAAATTTgagcaaaagcaaaagctTGTCGACAAAACAGCATGTACAGAcgaaatgaaaaaattgcaTGCAGAGGAAAGCAATAAAAAGGAGAATAATCTGAAACACACTGCGACTACCTCATTAAAGGAGGATCTACCTCAGCTTGATGCCATTACTGACGGGACGATAGAGTCATCGAAAAGATCAAAAGAACTTACCAAAAAGTCTTCAGATTCAATTAAAAGGCCAAGAAAGAAGAGGAAAACTTTCAGCTGTGAGATTTGCAGGAAATTTAAAACCAGATGTGATTTTGAGCCCTTAGTTGGAAAGTGTCATCGTTGTAACATTCTTCAACTGAATTGTTCTTTAACTGTGGATCgcaaaaatgaaattgcTATCGCTATGGAAAATTCATATAATACTTCATCTACCTTCCACGTTGATAAACCAATGATAAACAAGATAGTGTTGAAGGATAATTCTATTtctaaaacaaaatatgtGCCAAAATCAATTGAGCATATTTCAAAGGCTGCTACTACTGCTACTAATTTAGCCGATGAAACGGCTGTTGCAATCGAAGCATCAAAAGTAGGAACGCCTTTGACATCTAAGGCATCACAATTACCTCAAGATACTAAAGTCCTACCTGTTAGAGAATCTCATTCAATTAGTAATGAAACGGCATCAGCTTCTGATACATCCTTATCTAAAATAAATCTCGCGTCATCACCACATAACACAAATATTCCATCTATTGAGAAAAGACTAAACCATTTAGAAAAAAGcttttcaaaattacaTACAAAACTAGACGTTATAATATCCATTCTACAGGGCTCAGGGACTAACTCAATAACTGGCTTCGGCCCGTCATCAACTATAAATACGGGAAATAGTGCACTGGAAAACAGTAATGCTCGTAATGCTTTTAACGTTGTCCCTTATAATTATAGAAGATTTTCTGCCACTAACTCAACTTTGATACAGGAACAGAATGCAGGTAATGAATTTTCTGTTGGTTTTGTTTCTAAAACTCCCATATGTGAtggaattaaattaaaagaaccgcctttgaaattaatacgTGATATTAATGAACGCTTATTTCCTACTAGGGCAATATCCAAAAAGGACAAAATTGCTCTACAACAAAGGCCATTTGTTGTTGcaagaattaatttcttgaatttttttaataaaaataggCAGTTATGTAAAATTTTGACGaaagaatttttagttAGGTCACAGTTTTGGATTATACCAactattaaagaaataactGATGAATATGCaaataatcatttatttattactaGTGTATTCACAATAATTGCTATGAGTTTCGATGACGAAGAAAAATACGGGCAAGAACAAGAAGAGCTATATCCATTGGTTGAAAGGTTATTAACCAATACTCTAACCATGTTTGAAAAACTAACAGATGTCGATATAGAGGCTATTCTATATTGTTCTATGTTTCATATATCAAGAAAAGCAAAGCGTCATAGACAATTAAGGTTTAATTCTCTAGTATTGACAAATTTTGCAATTCAGAGCTTATTAAATGTAGTTGACTTCCATAAAATTAGGGAGAGAGTAATTATACATGAAGAATATAACAACAAGGACCTTTATCATCTAAGAATTTTAAACGCCTTAACAGCATGTAATTTAGAGTATTCAATAAGCTATGGTACGGTATCATCTCAAGATGTAATGGTTAAGGAATTCAATAATCTTACAATAAGATTTCCACAATCTACTCATTcagataatattaaagtaagtgaaattaatttaagTGAGACAGTTAATTCGATctttttagattttaaatcatattttaaaaattttaagatGAGCTATTATAGAAGCATTAATGAAAGCAATGATCAATCTCCAAAAGATGAAGCTATCACTTTTATTGAACTAGAATATTGGTTACAGAATTGGgatgatttattatccAAAAAGGGTACTGGCATCTTGCTGTATATGTATGATTTTTACTATGTGATGATCTGTAGATCATTTATCTCTGAATTTTTACCGGAATTACAAGAgatatcaaatttattgaaatatacaATATATACAATGAAGAGtcattcattttcattgcTAAATGGATTCTTAAGATTAGCACCGCATATAATAAAAGGTTCACCGATATTTACAACCCACCAATTAGTTTATGCATGTTTAACATTGTGTGACTTTCTACATTGGTTTGATTTATCTGAAAGACAGCACGTATTGAATATGTGTACACGTGTTTATTGGCACTTGAACACAATTGGtgagaaaaaaaacgaaGCAACTGATAATGTCGGTACAATTATCAAATCTATTATTGATACGAGTAAACGGAGGGTCAGTTTAATTAACTTCCCAGTTCCTCCTCTACCCCCATCGGTTCAAGGGCAATATAGCAGTTCTAAATCTAATACAGCAGTGATATCTTCTTCGGCAATAGCCGTTTATAATAAGGATAAGAATGGAAGTGAGTCACCAGACAGTGTTCATTCGCATGCCAGTACAGCAGAGGTGAATGCGGGAAATATAGTGTTCCCAGATGTTGATCAGTTTAATTCATTCGAAGATTTCTTCcaagatttttttgatCATTTAAAACCAACTGCTCAGAGAATTTTCTCAGGAGCCCAACCTAGAAACCCACATCATTCAATCTCACGTTCTAAATGA
- the TBLA0A07470 gene encoding uncharacterized protein (similar to Saccharomyces cerevisiae SPS22 (YCL048W) and SPS2 (YDR522C); ancestral locus Anc_1.25), producing the protein MKNLFIILSYLLTASAGVIQNDHSKFVVNGKMNGGNKVQKPLPATNLESFVIPVEFNVKEESTGNKNKQNNNKNEVFEMQKKNGEKENSKNKKEGESIGSKESSKEEVTQNTKPKPSSVPYFKLNEEREDVKENPKEKDVKEENFNPKQFEKSTPILEICRKSQHNIESKEYLDNLQSQCDTIMGTINITGFDGPSINLGNIEHIQGDLIIQNCPDTVSIEAHKLVNIDGMFALQSLTSLVTLEIPVLVRVKKIEWKVVPILNFVNINHNIKDIISIVISDTSLSSIEGFNNIQEIEVFNINNNRFLETLDSNIKKVKNQLSVHANAKELELRMPLLEEAENITIRDTSFVSFPRLRKVDSSLEFIENMFTSLEIPTLETVGGTLGIIDNSNLNVVDFMNITSIQGGLMVSNNSLLTTLESFQSLKQIGGAIHFEGSFEKMEFPELKLVKGSAFIKSNSNMLDCNTWTAPIGGRSIIRGGQIKCVSGKNQRTQNFNEDGDLVGSTETILLSGMKNSLDSSPKVSHGINSAITNNSTKATLSFFCILLQIGFSLFGLYM; encoded by the coding sequence ATGAAaaatctttttattatattaagcTATCTGTTAACAGCTTCTGCAGGAGTAATTCAAAATGATCATTCAAAATTTGTTGTAAACGGTAAAATGAATGGAGGTAATAAAGTCCAGAAGCCGTTACCTGCTACTAATTTAGAATCTTTTGTTATTCCTGTTGAATTTAATGTCAAGGAAGAATCCACTGGTAACAAgaataaacaaaataataacaaaaatgaAGTCTTTGaaatgcaaaaaaaaaatggtgaaaaagaaaatagtaaaaataaaaaagaggGAGAAAGTATAGGGTCAAAAGAGAGTTCTAAGGAAGAGGTGACTCAGAATACAAAACCAAAGCCCAGCTCTGTTCCATATTTTAAGTTAAATGAGGAAAGGGAAGACGTAAAGGAAAatccaaaagaaaaagatgtaaaagaagaaaattttaacccaaaacaatttgaaaaatctaCACCAATTTTAGAGATTTGTAGAAAATCTCAACATAATATTGAATCAAAAGAATACTTAGATAATCTGCAAAGCCAATGTGATACGATAATGGGaacaataaatattacTGGATTTGATGGTCCATCCATCAATTTAGGTAATATAGAACATATTCAAGGTGATTTGATAATACAAAACTGCCCAGATACGGTATCAATTGAGGCACATAAGTTAGTAAATATTGATGGAATGTTCGCTTTACAAAGCTTAACTTCACTTGTTACTTTAGAAATTCCAGTTCTTGTCagagttaaaaaaattgaatggAAAGTAGtaccaattttaaattttgttaatattaatcataatattaaagatattatatCAATTGTGATTTCTGATACATCCTTATCATCCATTGAAggttttaataatattcaagaaattgaagtattcaatattaataataacagaTTTTTAGAAACTTTAGATAGTAATATTAAGAAAGTTAAGAATCAGCTAAGCGTACATGCAAATGccaaagaattagaattaagaATGCCACTACTGGAAGAGGctgaaaatattacaattagAGACACTTCATTTGTATCATTCCCAAGATTGAGAAAAGTAGATAGCTCTCTGGAATTCATTGAAAATATGTTTACGAGTTTAGAAATTCCAACACTTGAAACTGTTGGTGGTACCTTGGgtattattgataatagCAACCTAAACGTAGTCGATTTTATGAATATAACTTCAATTCAAGGTGGTTTAATggtatcaaataattctctCCTAACAACTTTGGAGTCATTTCAATCATTAAAGCAGATAGGAGGGGCCATACATTTTGAAGGCTCGTTTGAAAAAATGGAATTTCCCGAATTAAAATTGGTTAAAGGAAGTGCGTTTATTAAGAGTAATTCTAATATGTTGGATTGCAACACCTGGACAGCACCTATTGGTGGGCGTTCCATAATCAGAGGTGGTCAAATTAAATGTGTCTCGGGTAAAAACCAGCGTACccaaaattttaatgaagatgGTGATTTAGTTGGAAGCACAGAAACTATTCTACTTAGTGGGATGAAGAACTCTCTTGACTCTTCTCCCAAAGTGTCTCACGGTATTAACTCTGCAATCACTAACAATTCTACTAAAGCAACTCTTTCGTTCTTCTGCATTCTTTTGCAGATTGGTTTTAGTTTATTTGGCTTGTATATGTAG
- the SPS1 gene encoding putative serine/threonine protein kinase SPS1 (similar to Saccharomyces cerevisiae SPS1 (YDR523C); ancestral locus Anc_1.24), whose product MSQLYKNPTQPSSLFLMEKCVGRGNFGDVYKAVEIKSGKIVAIKVVNLEHTNEDIELLSQEIFFLAELRSPYVTKYLTTLLEDVSIWIVMEYCGGGSCADLIKYAYKRGLPENKASFITKEVLKGLRYLHEQKKIHRDIKAANILLTDDGMVKLGDFGVSGQIKATLKKDTFVGTPYWMAPEVVKKDESGYNEKADIWSLGITVYELLKGCPPLAKYDPMKVMISVPKRRAPKLHGHYSEDAKSFISHCLIKDPNARPNAKTLSKFPFVNHNEISHLKSDVDYVKKLESERKYLKNPKFPLNNKVYDNCPGTVEWDFDPGKTLSNKANKIIIIAVVIAIIVVIMIIIITKIDYLIIITNIILEEIYKIGQEAENSPISPSSNNISPISPAIGNLETPLTSHGTISFRKYDNHNINNVNIYNTNNKQNNENYLIGEQGVTCQQRMQDPRMRDFDYMTNVIFFSFKRMNERANDDVVRSYVLGMLNKFESTEEKVPGFCQIFIEEVAMRMDAINDYLK is encoded by the coding sequence ATGTCTCAGCTTTATAAGAATCCTACACAACCATCCTCACTCTTTCTTATGGAAAAATGTGTAGGTAGAGGTAATTTTGGGGATGTTTATAAGGCAGTTGAAATAAAGAGCGGTAAGATTGTTGCCATTAAAGTTGTTAATCTAGAACATACTaatgaagatattgaattactatctcaagaaatatttttcttagcAGAATTAAGATCTCCCTATGTTACTAAATATTTGACTACACTATTGGAAGACGTGTCGATATGGATTGTAATGGAGTATTGCGGAGGTGGTTCCTGTGcagatttaataaaatatgcCTATAAGCGAGGATTACCTGAAAACAAAGCTTCatttattacaaaagaAGTTCTTAAAGGTTTAAGGTATTTGCATGAGCAAAAGAAAATCCATCGTGACATTAAAGCAGccaatatattattaaccGATGATGGTATGGTAAAACTTGGTGATTTTGGAGTAAGTGGACAAATTAAAGctactttaaaaaaagacacTTTCGTTGGAACTCCATACTGGATGGCACCTGAAGTAGTAAAGAAAGATGAATCAGGCTATAATGAAAAAGCAGATATCTGGTCTTTGGGAATTACTGTTTACGAATTGTTGAAAGGTTGTCCTCCTTTAGCAAAGTATGATCCTATGAAAGTGATGATAAGTGTCCCTAAAAGAAGAGCCCCAAAACTTCATGGGCATTATTCAGAAGACGCAAAATCTTTTATATCTCATTGCTTAATTAAAGATCCTAATGCAAGGCCAAATGCTAAaactttatcaaaatttccTTTTGTAAATCATAATGAGATTTCACATTTAAAATCAGATGTCGATtatgttaaaaaattagaatcaGAAAGAAAGTATCTCAAAAATCCTAAATTTCccttaaataataaagtttaTGATAACTGTCCAGGAACAGTCGAATGGGATTTTGATCCTGGAAAAACTCTATCCAATAAGgctaataaaataataataattgcGGTagtaatagcaataatagttgtaataatgataattattataacgAAAATAGACTATCTAATTATAATTACCAACATTATTCTAGAggaaatttacaaaatagGACAAGAAGCTGAAAATTCCCCCATTAGTCcctcttcaaataatataagcCCCATATCACCAGCGATTGGCAACTTAGAGACACCATTGACATCCCATGGAACGATATCTTTTCGAAAATATGACAAccataatattaataatgttaatatatacaatactaataataaacagaataatgaaaattatttaattggtGAGCAAGGAGTAACATGTCAACAGAGAATGCAAGATCCAAGAATGAGAGATTTTGATTATATGACTAacgtaatattttttagcTTTAAAAGAATGAATGAGAGAGCAAATGATGACGTCGTGAGAAGCTACGTATTAGGTATGTTAAATAAGTTCGAATCTACAGAAGAAAAGGTTCCAGGCTTCTGCCAGATTTTTATAGAAGAAGTAGCGATGCGTATGGATGCCATTAATGACTATTTAAAATAA